Within the Pirellulales bacterium genome, the region CGACGAAGACGAGTTCGCTGAAAAGGAAATCGAGCGGCTGCTGAACGAGTCGGCCGTCGTCGTCGAAGGGCATTACGGAATCGACGTCATCACGCACATGTGCCTCGAGCCTCACGGCGCCACGGTGCAGTGGGAGGGCGACAAGCTCATCGCGTACCTGTCGACGCAAAACGTCTCGGGCACGGCCGGCCAATTCGCCAGCCCGCTGGGCGTGACGGCGGGCGACGTGACCGTGATTTGCGATTTCATCGGCGGCGGATTCGGCAGCAAGTTCCAGGTCGACAACTTCAACGTCACTGCGGCCAAGATCGCCAAGGAAACAGGCCGGCCGGTGAAGCTGATGCTCGATCGCGATATTGAGCTGAAAACCGCCGGCTGCCGCCCGAGCGGCTACATCGACGTCCGCGTCGGCGCCGACAAGGACGGAGTGGTGAAGGTGTGGGACTCGCAGCACTGGGGCACCTTCGGCGCAACGGCCGGCGGTGTGGACCAGGGTGTGATTCCATACGTCTTCAATCCCAAGAACCGCCGCCGCCGCGCAACCCCCATCATCACCAATGCCAGCCCGTCGCGGGCCTGGCGGGCGCCGAATCATCCGCAAGCCTGCGCGATGAGCCAGACGGCCTACGACGATATCGCGGCGAAGCTCGGGCTGAACAGCTACGACGTTTTCCTGCGAAATCTGCCGAGCGTCTCGAACGAAAAGCAGGACGTCTACAAGGCCCAGATGGAAATCGCGGCCAAGCTGATCGGCTGGAAAGACAAGTGGCACCCGCACGGCAAGGGCCCGAAGAAAGGCTCGGTCGTCAGCGGCCTGGGCATGGCCATCCACACCTGGGGTGGCGGCGGACAGCCGTCGAATACGCTAATCACGATCCACCCCGACGGCGGCGTCGAAGCAACGCTCGGCAGCCAGGATCTGGGGACCGGCACACGCACGGCCATCGGCATCATCACGGCCGAAACGTTCGGCCTGCCGCTGGCGGCCGTGAAAGTGAATATCGGCAGCTCGAAATACCCGCCGAGCGCCGCCTCGGGCGGCAGCGTCACGATCGCCAGCGTGAGCGAATCGACGCGCCGCGCGGCGCAGGACGCGCTGGCCAAGATCTTCGAGCTGGCGGCCAAGAAGCTCGAAACAGAGCCAGACAATCTCGAAGCCAAGGATGGCCGCATCCTGGTTAAAGCCGACGCCAAGAAGTCGCTTTCCTGGAAAGAGGCGTGCAGCCTGCTGGGCATGATGCCACTGGAAGTCAAAGGCGAATTTAAACGCCGCGACGATCAGGGGCTCTCCAGCTCGCAAGTCGGCGGCGTGCAAATGGCCGAGGTCGAGGTCGACCGCGACACCGGCGTCGTGCGCATGAAGAAATTCGTCCTCGTGCAGGACATGGGCCTGGTGATCAATCCCAAGTGCGCCAAAAGCCAGATGTACGGCGCCGCCATCATGGGCATCGCCTATGCGCTGTTCGAACAGCGCATTCTCGATCCCACGAGCGGCGCCTTCTTGAACGCCGAGATCGCCGACTACAAGTTGCCGCGCCTGGGTGACATCGGCGAGATTGTCGTCGAGATTTACGAGCCCGACAGCGAATACAGCCGCGGCGTGGTCGGGCTGGGCGAACCGCCCGTGATCAGCCCGGGCGCCACGATCTCGAACGCCGTGTGCAACGCCCTGGGCGTGCGCGTCCCGGTTCTTCCCTTGACACCGAAGCGGGTCCTCGAAGCCCTGGAAAGAGCGAGGAAAGCCTGATGAAACCTTTTGAATATGCGGCACCAACCGATGCCACGGGCGTGCTGGAACTATTGGACGACGACGCCGAAGCGACGGCCCTATTGGCCGGCGGCACCGATCTCGTTCCGCTCATGGCCAAGATGATTGTCACGCCGCGGCGCGTGGTGAACATCACCGAAGTGGCGAGCTTGCGCGGCATTTCGGCCGATTCGCAAGGTGTTTCGATTGGCGCAACGACCACGCTCGACGAGCTGTTCGACTCGCCCGAGCTCGATCAATTCCCCTCGATCCGCCAGGCGATCGACGGCATCAACAGCGATACCTTGCGAGCGCAAGGGACGATTGGCGGCGAGCTGTTGCAGCGCCCGCAATGCTGGTACTTCCGCGGTGGGCACGGCCTGCTGGCTGAATCCGGCAAGCGCATCGTCGAGGGCGACAGCCGGTACCACGCGATTTTTGGTAACGCCGGACCGGCGAAGTTTGTCTCGCCGTCGCGCATCGCGCCGGCCTTGATCGCCTTGGGGGCCCAGGTGCGGATCATCGGCCCCAGCGACCAGGAACAGGCCACCATCCCGGTCGAAGCCTTGTTCCGGACGCCGCGCGACGGCCGCCAGCGCGAACACGTGATCGGCCCGAACCAGTTGCTCACGCACATCCTTTTGCCGGCGCGGGGATTGGCCAACGCCACGTACGAAGTACGGCAGTCGGCCGGACCCGATTTCCCGCTCGTCGGCGCCGCGGCCAGCCTGCGAATCGACAACGGCGTCGTGCGCGACGCCACGATCGTGCTCGGGCAAGTGGCGCCAACGCCGTGGGTCTCGTACGCGGCGGCACAAGCGATCATTGGTCAACCGGTGGACTTCGATACGGCGAGCGCCGCCGGCGAGGCCGCGATCGAAGCCGCCACCCCGCTAGCCGACAACGCCTACAAAGTGCGCCTGGCAAGCGTCGCGGTCCGCCGCGCGATCTTGCGGGCTGCGGGCCTGGAGACCGGGGGAATCGAAATCTAACGCCGTCGCGCGATCACCGTGCGATGATCGGCCTCTTTTCAGCAAGGAATCACAGCATGTCGACACTCGAAAGCCAACCGGTCGACGCGGCCGGCGCCTGCCAGCACTTGCGTTCGAAAGGGATGTACATCACCGGCTGTCAAAACCCGGCGGTCGAGGACGGCCAGGTCGGCGACGGCCACTGCTGGTGCAACGTGACGCAGCACGCCTTGGGCCCCGACGACAACTTCGTCGAGCGCAACCTGTGCATCGCCGGACGCCGCTGCTTCGTCGCCCCTGTTTGAAAACTGAATGGCACCACGGAGAAGAAATGCAGAAGTAAGAATGCAGAATGATAAATGAACTGCCGCGGCGGCGACCTACGCATCGTTCATCATTTTGCATTCATCATTTTCTTTCTTTTCCGTGTCCCCGTGGTGAATCTGTCTTTTTTTCCCCCCGCGAACCCGCCTGCCGCACTTGGAGCCTGCACCATGCGTCACCTCTCACACGTGATCTGTCTGCTTGGCCTTGTTAGCATGACACCCGCTGCCGCACGGGCCGCGGACAACCAGCCGGCCACGGTGGTACCCGTGCCGCGCGATGGCGGCTGGATGCAGCGGCAGGAGCTGATCAATAGCCGCGCGAAGCCGGGCGAGGTCGACGTGATCTTCCTCGGCGACTCGATCACCCAAGCCTGGGAAGGTCCTGGCAAAGAGGCGTGGGCCAAGTATTACGGCGACCGCAAGGCGATGAACGCGGGCATCGGCGGCGACCGCACGCAGCACGTCTTGTGGCGGCTCGATAACGGCAATATCGCCGGCATCACGCCCAAGCTCGCCGTGATCATGATCGGCACGAACAACTCGGGCACTGACTCGCCGGAAGACATTGCCGCCGGCATCAAGGCCATCGTCGCCAAGCTGCGCGACAAGCTTCCGCAGACGAAGATCCTGCTTTTGGGCATCTTCCCCCGCGGTGCCGATCCGAACGATGACAAGCGGAAGGTGAACATCAAGGCCAACGAACTGGCCAAGACCGTGGCCGACGACAAGAACGTGTTTTATCTCGATATCGGTCCGAAGTTCCTCGCGGCCGATGGCACGCTGTCGAAAGAGATCATGCCCGATCTGTTGCACCTCAGCCCACAGGGCTACGAGATTTGGGCCAGCTCGATCGAGCCGGCCGTCTGCGAATTGCTGGGCGACAAGCCGCACGGGAAGTAACGGGAGCATGGCCTCCAAACGGAAGGGATAATCCACAGGTTTCGCGGATCGGCGATGGCGATTACGGCGACAAAGGCGTTTCGTAATCCAAGAATGTCGATCCGTGCAGCCGAGACGGCCGCACCACAATTGGTGTCGCATCGACATCCTACTGTGGTGCAGGCGTCTCGCCTGCATTCTTTGTGCAGCAGGACAACCTGAACGGCCCTCGGCAAAATGTTTGGGCTGTCCGTCGGCGCTGGCGCCTTCGTCTTTCTTCCCGATCTGTGAAATCTGCGCAATCCGCGGATGCACTCCGCTGCTGTCAGTCACCCCGCCTAGAACGATCGCAATCGGGCTTGCGGCCGAAGCGATTTTGCAGGCCCAGTTTGAAGATCACGCGCACGGCGGTACGGGCTTCGTGCATGTTGATCTTCGAATGTCCCTTCACCCGGTCGACGAAGACGATCGGCGTTTCGGCAATGCGGCAGCCGAGACGCTTGACGCGCCACAGGAATTCTTCGTGAAACGAGTAGCCGGTCGAAATGATTTGGCTGAAATCGAGCTGGGCTAACCGCGCCACGCGATAGGCGCGGAAGCCCCCACTGCAATCGCGGGCCCGCAATCCGAGCATCAGGCGCGTGTAGACGTTCACGGCGCGGCTCATCAGCCGGCGGCGCAGCGGCCATCCTTCGACTCCGCCGCCCGGCACATAGCGCGAGCCGATCACGACATCGGCCGCCGCGTCGCCTTCCAACCCCGCCAGCAAATCGCGAATGTAGCGCGGGTGGTGGCTGAAGTCGGCGTCCATCGATACCACGGCGTCGTAGCCGTGTTCGATCGAATAGCGCAAACCTGCAACGACGGCGCTCCCCTGCCCTTGCTTGCCGGGTCGGGCGAGCAGCTTCAAGCGTGGTTCGCCCGTGGCACGCTCGCGAACCCAGGCACCGGTGCCGTCGGGCGAATTGTCGTCAACGACCAGCAGGTCGACCTGTGGCGCGTGCGCGAAAACTTCATCGACCAAAGAAGGCAGATTCTCGCGCTCATTATAGGTCGTGACGACAACCAGGGTCCGCGTCATGATCCGCTCGAAGGCCGGCGGTCAGGCCGGAGCCGGGTGCAATTACTGCCACGTGATTGAGGAGGCGTGCCCGTCGTCCCGCGATGCTTGTTGTCCACCCTAGTTCAAGACTCTTGCCGCGGGCGAGCGACGACGGCCAGGCCATTCCCCATCCCCAGGGTCACGGTTCCCAGCGGGAGCACGTGTACGTCCTCGATCGCGAAGACGTTTCCGATTGTTGCGAGCATGGCGCGGCAATCGAATCCGAGGTGTGAGTAAATATAACGGCAATCGTTCAAGTTGGCGCTTGCCTGCCGCGGCACCGGCAAGCCGAAGAACGCCCGGGCGGTGCTCGAGAGCGAGGGATAAGGATCGCCCCCGGTGGTAATCCGGTAGACGTTCTTCGCCAGCGACATGGCGCCGTGCTCGATGGGGAAGGTGAACAGGCACAGACCATCGGCAGCCAGAGCGACGCGAATGTCCAAGAGCGCCGCCTCGAGTTCGACCGGCGGCAGGTGTTCCAGCACCTCCAGACATGCCACGCGGTCGAACGTGCCCGGCAGCATGTCCAGTTCGCGAGTCACGAGCACGTTGGGGCAATCCGCCAGGCGATGTCGTGCCTGGCTGAACAGATCGTCGGCCGGATCGAAGGCCACGATCTGCGTTTGAGGAAATCTCTTGCTGATGCGGCGCGAGAGCTCGCCGCTGCCGCAGCCGTAATCGAGCACGCGGCTCCGCGGGCCGAGGCGAAGCAACTTGACCGATGCTTCGAGCCGCGATCGATGCAGCCAACGCTTGACGGGATTGCGGCTGTTAACGGTGTTTTTCGAGTAGTCCACGTTGCCCATCCGTGTGCGATGGAATGTGATTTCCGTATCACGGTTCCGACGGGGCAGAATCTTAGCAGCACTCGGCGTGACGTGTCCACCGCACGCCGCGCCTGGATTTTTTCGCAGAAATAGAGAGCATCCGTACGGCTAATCGCCCCGCCCATTGCGGCACTTCCCCGGCAAACAAGCGAGTCTACCGGCACTTCGGCAAAATCGCCGGAAGGCGCAGCATGCAGTGGTTGCGGGCACTTGCAGGCGAGCTCGGACGCTGACCAAATTGCCGCCGCAGCGCCCTGCCAGGAGTGCGGCTGGGTGCCTATAATCAAGCGATTCCGGCCAACCGTTCGCTTCCCGCCCCTTTCCGCTCCGATGATTTGTCGCGCCGCGCCGTTCGAGCACGCTACCTCGGCGTCCCGCGTGGACTCGAGGAACAGTGATCCCGCGCGCGACGGCGCCACGTATGATCTCGCCTTCTGGCTGACGTACGTCGCGAATCTTTCGATCATGATCGGGCACAGCCTGCTGTTTCGCTATGCCGACGTCGTCTTCTTTCTCGGCGGCAGCGAGCTGCTGTTGGGCACCATCGTGGGCGTGGGCATGATCGGCAGCCTGGCCATGCGCTTGGCCCAGGGCGTCGGCATCGATCGCTACGGCCCGCGAAAAATGTGGATCGTCTCCGGCTTAATGTTCGTGACCAGTTGCCTGGGCCACTTGTTGGTTACGAGCGCCGAAAGCCCGCTGATTTTTCTGTTGCGCATCCTCTACGCCTGCGCATTTGCCGGCTTCTTCGGCGCGTCGATTACGTTTATCTCGGCGCGGGCGCCGGTATCGCGCCTTGCCGAAATGGTCGGTATGCTCGGCACGTCAGGCTTTCTCGCCATGGTGCTTGGGACCTGGCTAGGGGACGTGATGTTGGGCGGCGCGCCCATGACTTGGGGCCGTTTGCAACTGATGTTCGTCGTTTGCGCCGCACTGGGAACGATCAACGTCGTCCTGGCGGTCTTCGCCACGCGGCATGACAGTTTTCAGCGCCGCTCGCGCCACGTCTCGGCCTGGAGCCTGCTGCGGCGCTATCATCCCGGCGCCGTTTTGCTGGTCTCGGCTGCCACCGGGTTCGGCCTGGGGCTGCCGGGCACGTTTTTGCGCCCTTACGCCGAATCGCTGAACATTCCCGGCATCGCGCTGTTCTTCGCCGTCTACGCGCCGACGGCGTTCGCCGCGCGCTTCATGTCCCGCCGACTGCCCGCGCGCCTTGGCAATCGCCGCGTGCTGTATTTAGGGCTGGCGTTCATGGTGACCGGCATGCTGCTGTTTACGCTAGCGAGCAATCAGTGGCTGCTGTGCGTACCAGCGGCAGCGCTCGGCGTGGCGCACGCTCTGTTGTTCCCCTCGGTGATCGCCGAGGGAACAGCGGCGTTTCCGGCGCGCAATCGCGGCCTGGCCACGACGCTGGTGCTGACATTTTTCGACCTGGGAACGCTCGTCGGTTCGCCGATCGCCGGCGGCATCGTCTCTTACGCGCCGCGCGTGGGTCTGCCTGAATTCGGTTCGATGTTCGTTGCCGTGGCGGCCATGATCGGCACGTCAACGATCGTCTACGCCCTATCGCGTGACAAGGCGATATCGGTTGCCCCCCGCCCGACCGCGGCGCTCGCCGCGCTTGGCAAATCGCGCGGCTAGCCCCGCGCTCCACTCGGTACTTTTCTTGGCCCCACACCGCCCCCCTGCGCGCCGAGCTGCCTCCAGAGCGTGAGCGGATGTCGAAAGTTTATGCGGCGGTCTCCGGAAATTCATTTTATTGAAATTATTTGAGCGATACACTTGATTTTATTAAATTCTCGGGTAGCATGCCTTTCAGAAAGTGACTTTTATGCCCGGCGAAATCCGACCCCTGAGTAACGAATGCCCTTATTGCGGCACGGCGATGGCCGTGACGCAGATGAGTTGCAGCCATTGCCGGGTGTCGGTCGAGGCGGAATTCCCCATGTCGCGGCTGGCGGATCTGCCGGTCGAGCATCAGCGGTTCATCGAGATGTTCGTGCTGGCCGGTGGAAACCTCAAGGAAATTGCCGAGCAGGTGGGCGTCTCGTATCCCACGGTCCGCTCGCGGCTCGACAAAGTGATTGAAATGTTGCGCGGCGCCATCTCCAAAACGCAGCGCGTCGAGGGGAGTGTGCTCGACGCCGTCGAGCCGGGGGGCGCCGGCGCGGCCGAAGCGGCGCGAATCATCAAGCGCATTTGATCGCGGAGCAGATTGCATGTCAGCCAACGATCCGTCCAGGTCCAAGCACTCGGGCAACACGTCACGGGAAGAAGCTCAACTCGATCGTGCCATCGAGCGAGCCGACGCCCTGCTATTCAAATCTCTCAAAGGCGACGAGCGGCGGCGGCGCCGCAACTCGGTTCTCTTCATCATGGGAGGTGCAATTATGGTGGCAGGAATTTGCACGATGGCGGCGGTATTGCTTACGGCGTTCCCCCAAAACGCGGCCCAGGGGAACGCGGCGCCCGCCGCCGGGGCGGCTGAACAGGATTTGCTAACGACGGCCGTGGCGGCCGCGAACGATCCCGTGCGCGCCGCGCAACTCTCCCAGGAAGGATGGCAGGCATGGCAGCGCCAGCAATACGAGCCGGCGATCGCCAAATTCAACGAAGCGGTACAACTCGATCCCAAGAACACCGGGGCGTGGAACGGCCTGGGCTGGGCGAGTTTCAACAGTGGCAAATTCGCGCCGGCCGCCGAAGCGTTCAAAAAGTGCGTGGAGATCGATCCCCGGCACGGCGCCGCGCTGAACGGATTAGGCCAGATCGCCCTCGCCGAGCGCAAGTACGACGAAGCCGAGAAGTATTTGAAGAAAGCAGCGGCCGTGCCCGAGGCTTCGGCCGCCTGGTACGGACTGGCGCGGATTTATCTCTTGCAAGGCAAATACGACGAAGCGGCGACGTGGGCCCGAAAGGTCGTCGGCTCGGGCGATGAAGACGGCTCGGGGCAACGCATGTTGGCCGCGGCGAAGGCAAAAAAGGTTCCCGACGATTTGCGGCAGATGCTCGAACCGCCGGCGCGGGGCAACGATCTGGCTCGGGGCTGGCAACTGTTGAACTCTGGTCGCCGCGACGAGGCGAAGGGGGTCTTCGAATCGATCCTGGCGCAAAAGTCTGACGATGCCGCGGCCCTGAACGGCATGGGCTGGCTCTACTTTTTCGGCGGCGATGCCAAGGCCGCGCGGCCGTACTTCGAAAAGGCGCTTGCCGCCGAGCCCTTGGCAGGCGGCGCGATGAATGGTCTGGCACGCTCGCTCAAGGCCGAGGGAGATCTCGACGGCGCCATCAAAATCTGGCAGCAGATGGTCGACAAGGTGCCCCCGCCGCACGACGGGCCGATGTTTTTGGCCGACGCCTACATGGAAAAGGAGGAGTACGGCAAGGCGGTCCCCTTCCTGGAAAAGCTCGCCGCCGCCGAGCCCACAAACAAGCAACTACAGGACAAGCTGGGCCGGGCCAGAGAATTGGCAAAGGCGAAGTAGTGCGCGAGCTGAATGCGATCCGTGCGGGCCGGCTCGCGATGGGCTGGCCCGCCGATCGCGGCCGATTCGGTGGTCACTTCCTATTCCTCGGGAGTTCTCATGGTGCCGCTTGGTCTGAATCGCCGTGGCCTGCTCGGGCTGGCGATGTTGCTTGTGGGTCTGGGGCTTTTGGCCGGCGCCAAGGCCTTGTACGCCCGACGGACCGCACACGTGGCTGTGCCGGCGCTCGATCCCACACAACGCGCGCTAGTCCAAGAGCTAACCCGCGCCCTTCAGAACGGGCGCGGCGAGCTTGGTCCGCTTGCGGATCGGCTCGTCGAGCGTGACGGCCAGAGGGCGATTCCGCTGCTGATCGGCATGATCGACGCGGACAATTCCTACGACACGGTCTATTGGATCGGGCACTTCCAACTGGCGGGATTGACGGGCGTTGCCTTCAGCCCCATCCACGACGGAGCCTGGTGGCGGCGCTGGTGGGAACACCATCGACACGAGTACCCGGCGGACGTACAGGCGATCGCCATTCCTAATCTGCCGAAAACCGAGAACGGTAAGCGTTACAAACCGTTCCCTCCTGAAACGGACACGCTCGAGGGAGAACTGGCGCTCGCTGTGAAGTTGCTCGAGCGCAAGGACGTTCCCTTAGGGGAGCGCGCCCAGGACGGCGAGTGGTATGACGTCGGCATGATCGCCACGGATATCGGCAGGTACGAAGATCCGCACGCCATTCCAAGCCTGATTGGTCTGATCGACGCCGATAATTCGTCCGCGACCATTCATGGGATCGGCCGCTGGGTGCTGGCCCCGCTCACCGGCGTTCGCTATAGCCATTACCACGACGGCGCCTGGTGGCGGGGTTGGTGGGAAAAGCATCGACACGAGTATCCGGCCGATGTGCAGGCGATTCCGATTCCCGATTTACCGAAGACGGCCAGCGGCCGCGCACATCGCCCCTTTCCGGCCGACAGCGACACGCTGCAGGGCAAATTGCGCATGGCCGCGCGGTTGTCGAACGACGCCGCCGCGTTGGCCGCCGATCGCCCGGCGGGCGTGGCGTCAACCGTGTACAGCGACCTGGCGCAGGAAATTGCCAAACATCGCGACCCGCACGCCATCCCTTACCTGATTGGCCTGATCGTGGCCGACAAGACGGGCGGCGGCGCGATCTACGGAGTGGGATACTTCGGCCTGTGCTTCAAGCGCGAGCCGCTCACCGGCGAAGAGTACGACGAGTCGCACGATGCCGCGTGGTGGCTGGCATGGTGGGAGAAGAACAAGTCGCGCTACGCGGCCGATGTGCAAGCGATCGAGATACCTGATTACGCACAGCCGCTGGTTTTCAACTGGCAGGAAAAAGCCAGCGCCGATGCGAGCCCGTGAGGCACGATTAGCCGCGGCGCAGCTTGGCGAACAACTGCGAATACTCTTGCCGATAAGCCCGCGTCGGGGCAGGGCGCGGGCCGGCAATCGTGACCGGGTCGTCCTCGACCACGATCAGGTCGGCGTCGGCACGCGTGTCGGTCCAGGCTGGCGTCTCGGCCATCCCCACGATCTTGGCCGTCTGCACGTACGGCTGCAAAAGCTCGGCCAGAATGCGCCCCTCGGAGCTGTAGACGTGCGGCATTTGCGCCCACACCGAGGCGTGCTCGGTGGAAAATCGTTCCACGACGACTTCTTCTTCCACGAACGATTCGGCGAACGGATTCGACGAATGCGCGAGCTCGACGCTCGTCGCGCGGCGCGGCTGCACGCCGACTTCGATCGAGGTGAGCCGATCGGCCACTGCAGACTTTTCGACAAGCGCCGGCTCGACACGCGCCGGCTCGGCAATCGTGGGCTCTTCGATCGCCGGTTCTGAATCGTCCAGTCCGCTGGCCAGTCGCAGCCCGAGCGTCGCCGGCTCGGCCCGCTCGTACTGTCGCGCCCCTTCCGCGGCATCGTTCGATACCAGCTCGTCGAGTTCGCTGGCGTCCTCGTCGTCGTGAAGCTGGCCGAATTCGATGACGCTGCCCGCCTTCGACGGTTCACTAGCGCCGCTCCAGGGCGTGGGCAATTGCTGCAAGTCGGACCAGGCCTCTTCGACTTCGCGCTCAGTGAGCTGGTGCTGCCGCGCGGTATGCGCGAGCAACAGTGCGTGATCGCACAACTGATTGATCAAGCGCGGTACGCCGTCGCTGGCGCGATAGACGCTTTCGAACGCGGCGTCGGTAAAAATCCGCCGCGCGTCGCCACCGGCCGCCGCGACTTGCGCGCGAATGTAAGCCGTGGTCTCGCCGCGATCCATGGGCTCGAGATAACAACGCGCGGCCGCGCGCTGGCTGAACGATTCGAGCTTGGGGCTGGCCAGGTGCTCTTCCAACAAATGGCTGCCGGCCATGATGAACCGCGCCCGCGGCTGGCCGGCGACCGTGATGTTCGTGATCAGGCGAATTTCTTCCAGCACGCGCGCCGGAAGGGTGTGCGCTTCGTCGGCCACGAGCAACATGCCGGCGGCATCGGCGCGCGTCAGATGATCGACCAGGGCCAGCCGCATGTCGCCGTCGGGCAATCCGCGGCACGGCAGTTCGAGCCCGAACAGGATGGCCTGCAACAGTGCCCGCGGCGAATCGATGCGCGTGGTGCCCAGCATCACGACGTCGAACGTATCTTCGAATTCGCTCGACAGCATCTGGCAGACGAGTGTCTTGCCCGTGCCCGAGGCGCCGACGAGCACGCCCATGCCTTCAGCGCGTTCGATGCAGCGAACCAGCGTGCGGCGCGCGGCCTCGGTCACGCGGGCGGGAAAGTACTGCTCGACACGAGGGGTGGCGGCGAAGGGACGCTGGTTCAAATGGAAGAAAGCTTCGTACATCGTCGCGTGGCCTCGCAGTTCAAACGCCCCGATCAGTGCTAGCAGCGCGCAGAGTGTGGCGCTGCGGTCATCAAGAAGCATTACTTCATTCGGCAGCCGGTCGCCCGGCTCTGCACCTGCGATTAGCATTGGCGATGTTGCCGGCGATCGTTGGCCGCGCGGCTGCCAGCGTGCCCTGTCGTGACCGTGACGCTAGCACGCTAGCGGCGTACAATAGATGGTTCGCTAACCCACCGAGGCAATCGTTTCAAACAATCGCTCCGCCGCCGCGCGGACGAACCAGCCCAACTAGCCCGAAGCGCCA harbors:
- a CDS encoding AAA family ATPase, whose protein sequence is MYEAFFHLNQRPFAATPRVEQYFPARVTEAARRTLVRCIERAEGMGVLVGASGTGKTLVCQMLSSEFEDTFDVVMLGTTRIDSPRALLQAILFGLELPCRGLPDGDMRLALVDHLTRADAAGMLLVADEAHTLPARVLEEIRLITNITVAGQPRARFIMAGSHLLEEHLASPKLESFSQRAAARCYLEPMDRGETTAYIRAQVAAAGGDARRIFTDAAFESVYRASDGVPRLINQLCDHALLLAHTARQHQLTEREVEEAWSDLQQLPTPWSGASEPSKAGSVIEFGQLHDDEDASELDELVSNDAAEGARQYERAEPATLGLRLASGLDDSEPAIEEPTIAEPARVEPALVEKSAVADRLTSIEVGVQPRRATSVELAHSSNPFAESFVEEEVVVERFSTEHASVWAQMPHVYSSEGRILAELLQPYVQTAKIVGMAETPAWTDTRADADLIVVEDDPVTIAGPRPAPTRAYRQEYSQLFAKLRRG